Sequence from the Fictibacillus arsenicus genome:
TGTCATTAAAAAAGAGAATTTGGACCGCAGCGAATTTATCCATCAAGCTACTGAAATGTTTCTTCGTGAGCGGAAGAACAAACGTCAGTTTCGTGATGAGATGAAACAGGGTTACATGGAAATGGCTAAGATCAATCTAACGATTGCCTCAGAAGCATTTATGTTAGAGGAGGAAGCCGATCATACCTTGGACCGCTTAGTTAGCGGGG
This genomic interval carries:
- a CDS encoding CopG family ribbon-helix-helix protein; amino-acid sequence: MSELNTKRIVISLPQKLLTEVDRVIKKENLDRSEFIHQATEMFLRERKNKRQFRDEMKQGYMEMAKINLTIASEAFMLEEEADHTLDRLVSGV